In Bradyrhizobium sp. WBOS07, the genomic window CCGATCGCGCTGCGGCACTGGCCTGGCTCGACAAGGCCGATGCCCGCGACGCTGCGCTCGCCGCGTCCCGCAAATTCGCCGACGATGCGATGGCGGATCTCGCCAAATCTGATCCGGCCAAATCTGATCCGGCCAAGCCTGCTCAATAAGATTCGCGCAACAATCGGCGCGTAATAGGGATCGTCATGCTTCGCATCGTCCTCTTTCTCGTCCTGATCGCGCTGGCGGCGGCCGGCGCGGCCTGGGTTGCCGACCAGCCCGGCGATCTCGTCCTGACCGCAGGTAGTTTCCGGATCTCGACGACGCTTCCCAGATTCGTGTTCCTGCTCGGCCTCTTTGCCGCGGCTGTCGTGCTGGTCTGGAGCATCCTGACGATGGTCTGGCGCACGCCGAAGCGCCTGCGGCGGCGCCGCCACGACAAGCGCCACGCCAAGGGCCGCCAGGCCATCACTCAAGGCCTGCTCGCGATCGGCCATGGCGATACCGCGCTCGCCCGTCGTCACGCCGAAGCGGCGCGGCGGCATGCACCGAACGATCCGCTCGCGCTGCTGCTGCACGCGCAGTCGGCGCAGCTCGAAGGCAATCGCGAGGAAGCGCAGCGCGTCTTCCGCGTCATGGCCGAGCGCGAGGACACGCGCCTGCTCGGTCTGCGCGGCCTGTTCATCGAGGCGCAGCGCGCCGACGATGCGGTCGGAGCGGTGATGATCGCGGAGGAAGCGATCAAGCTGTCGCCGTCCTCGACCTGGGCCTCGCACGCGGTGCTCGGCTTCCGCTGCGCGCGTGGCGACTGGAGCGGCGCGCTCGCGATCCTCGACTCGAATCTGCGCGCAGGGCAGATCGACAAGCAGACCTATCGCCGGCAGCGCGGCGTGTTGCTGACGGCGCGCGCGCTGGAGCTGGAGACCATGGACCGCGACGTCGCGCGCGAGAGCGCGATGGAAGCGGTCAAGCTCGCGCCGACACTGGTGCCGGCCGCGGTGCTCGCGGCGAAATTCGAGAGCGAGGCGCATCAGGTGCGCCGCGCCATGAAGCTGGTGGAAGCCGCCTGGCTCGCCAATCCGCATCCCGATCTTGCCGATGCCTATGCGCATGTGAAGCTCGGCGACACCGCCTGGCACCGCTTGCAGCGGATCGAGACCCTCGCCGCGAAGACGCCGGCCGACAAGCCCGGCCATGTCGAGGGTCAGCTCGCGATCGCACGCGCCGCGATCGACGCCTCCGAATTCGCCCGTGCACGCGAGGTGCTCGCGCCCTATCTCAACGATCCGACCCAGCGCGTCGCGCTGCTGATGGCCGAGATCGAGCGCGCCGAGCATGGCGATAGCGGCCGCGCCCGGGCCTGGACCCTGCGCGCGGTGCGCGCCCGCCTTGATCCGGCCTGGACCGCGGACGGTTACGTTAGCGACACTTGGCGCCCGGTCTCTCCGGTCACCGGTCGGCTCGATGCGTTCCAGTGGCAGACACCGGTCGCCAGCCTGCCCTCGGACAGGAGCTCCACGATCGAATCTTCGGCCTTCGAGGAAGCCATGCTGGCGGCGCCGCCACCGAAGCGCGTGACGGTGGCGGTCAGTGAAGCCCCGACGGAACCGCCCGCGCCGGAGGCTCCGGCTCCCGCCGCCCAGGACAATACGCCGCCTGAGACCAAGGAAGCCGCCAAAGAAGCCACCAAGGAAACGGTGAGGGATGAGCCGGCGGTCACGCCCGCCGAGCCGGTTCAACCGGTTGCCGAGCCCGCCGAATCATCGCCGCCGGCGGCCACGCCGGTGTTCCGGACCCGCGCCGACCTCGGCAAGCCCGCTCCAGCGCCGATTCCCGCGGTCATCCCCCTCGTCCGGGCCCCCGACGATCCCGGGATCGACGACGAGGGTCCGAGCGATGAATTCACGGAACAAATCGGCACACCCAAGGCCCAGGCCGGGGGCTGGCGCGGGTTCTGGTCACGCTGGGGCGCGTGAGCCGCAATTCGAAGCCGGCTTGTCCTTGCCAATTCGGGCCATGCCCGATATCAGGAGCGCGCGTATCGGGGCCGGCATCGCCAGGCCCCGGTAGGGTTCGCCGCAATAGCTCAGTCGGTAGAGCACGTCATTCGTAATGACGGGGTCGGGGGTTCGAATCCCTCTTGCGGCACCAGCACTTAGCCCACCCCTAAGCTTCTTCTAGTCTGGCCCGGGTAAGCTGCGGGTAAGGAACGGATGTAGCTGCACGCAAAGTCGTCGTCCAAGCCCGCAGCGAGCTTGCACACGATGCGGCCGAAGCAGACATTATCGGAAAGTCCCAGAGGTCCGCTGTGGGGCGGCCAGAAGCGGAAGTCACTATTCGGCAGATGAAAGAGGCCGCCAACCGAGGCGGCCTTACCCTTTCCAGTAGATGCGTTTGCAGGTGGGGCAGTCGTAGACTTGGACCTGACCGTTTTTGCGGGGGTCGAATATGCTGGCCCGGAACGTCATCGGTATGCGGCAATCGTCGCAAACGGGGCTGCGGGTCAAGACTTGAGATTCGTTGCTCATATAGGGCGGTCCCGATTCGACGGGGGACGCTACAACAAATGACAGTGGCTGCCCTTAAACCAAGTTAGGCCACTGCGTTCTTCGAACTGGGGCGCCGAGGTCGGCAGTAGGTCAGCGCCTGTTCCACACGGGGGCACCCCATGAACATCGTCCTTGGTCCGCTTACGCTGAAAGTGGCGCGAGTTAGTTCATTTCGCGCCGCACAAGCTTTAACAAACGCTCTTGCCAGTCACCGGGCTTAAATGTCCGAACCTCCGACTCGCCTTCGTCAGTCCACACAACGCAAAGCCGGCGTCGATTTTTCGAGCTAGGCATCTCATCATCATCAACGACAAGATAGTGGCCCGGGCCGCGTCCGGTCGGAAAGGTGTTGGAATAGAGAAAGCCCAAGCCACTATGCCGGACCTCCAAAACGCTCGGTCCTTTGGCCGTGCGAGTCATTGTCCCATTAGACGATGCGAATCTAAATGCGATATCACGCAAGGCCAGCGCCCGGTGGCGTCGTTCTTCCGATGCTTTGGTCATGTTCGGTACTCCAACTGTTGACGGGACAAGCATGCCAGCGCTCGATTTCGTTGCAAGCGAGCGGTCATGACCGCCTTTTGGATTTTCTGTCGTCAGCGTTAATGCGTCCATTGCTCGCTGCGCCCGGCAAAGCTCAAATTTTAGGGGAGGCATTTTCGCCTCCACCTCGATGATACTGTTGGGTCATACGCGCTGAGTATTGAAATGGATGGTGATTGTTTCGTGAGACACTTACGCCTCCCGACCGGAGGGGTCCGCCGCCTCCCGGGGAGAGGCATAGGTGTCTCCCCGCGTCGCTTGTGCTTTTTGCTTTCTTGGCCGTATGGTTCTGACCGTTGGAGGTTAGAACGCGATGAAGAAGGCAGCGAAACGGAAGAGCGACACCGCTAAGGCGGAAGCTCCGAAACGACCAAGACGCAGTCCCGAAGATAAGTGGACAAAGAATCTCATCGGACTGGGTTTTTGTACAGTCCCTTCCATCATGATTTGGGCGCAGGGGAGACTCGGGCTATCTGCCGAGCAATTTACGATCCTGATGCACCTCGCGGACTTTTGGTGGGACGCAGGCGAGCCACCATTCCCCACGAAACAACTGCTTGCCACGAGGATTGGAATGGGCGCGAGACAAGTGCAGCGGCATCTAACAACACTGGAAGATGGTGGATTCATTCGACGCATTGAGCGCTTCCGCGGTCCAAAAAACCAACTCGCAAACGGATACGAGATGCGTGGACTCGTCCGAAAGCTCACGATTCTTGAGCCTGAGTTTCGCAAGATGATCGAGTCTAAAAAGGTTCGGCGGCGAAAGATCGAAGCGCCAGCCGCGTGAATGCGCCCGCCATGTGGGTTCTACTGCATGGCAACCGGTGTACGTCGGACAACAGCCCCCTAGGGGAGAAGTTTCCACCGGGCGCGCAGCGGACGGCCCCAGACGAACGTCTGTGGGCCGTTTTGCTGCATGTCATACGAGGCGTTCACCCAACGTGAGATAGCCTTTGAAAGCTAGGTGCCCCTCTAGATCAATTTGAACCAGATATGTGCCATTGGCTAAATCGACCTGGACGCGCCAACGCGTGTTCGTGCTTGGTGCTGGAGGACGCGCGGCGATGTCCGCATTGTAAAAATTCCTTATCATCCCACCTTTGCTGTCCCAAGCGAACACGTTGATGGCAATATTTTTTAGATCAGCGCGCGGGTTGAGTTGGAAATTTATCCCGTTCGAAGCCAAAGAAACAGATTCAACGAAAACAAAGCGACGTTCAAAGAGCAGTAAGTCGTCCGATATTAGCACGCGGGGCGCCCATTCGGGGCCTTTATCACCAAGCAGGTAGAGCAGCGTGTCTCGCTCGGCAGCTGTGCGGCAATAAATCCATTGGAGATTGTTAACAAGCGGAAGTGGCGACTCAGCCAACACTTCTGCACACCGATGTTCGATGATGCTTCTGTCCCCGCCGGTACCACCTTCGTGAAAGACCTTGTCGAAGGGGATTTTTGAAAAATAGTCCTCCGAGTCACCCGGTTCGGCGTTTCCAAGCTGCATGTTTCGGTCGCAAAACTTGGTACCAGGTAATGCAAGTATATTGCTTGCATTGAAAACCATCATCACAAAGACTGGGGCGTGAGATTCGTCACCGTATTGGCACTCGCCTTTCTTACGAATGCCCTCGATGTGATACTGAGTAGGAGTTCGCGGCCGGAAGTAGAGACGCGCTGAACCATGAGCGTGATTTCGCCCATCGATTACCCCGGGAGCCGCAACGTCTTTCGCCTTCTTATTGGCTGGGTCATCGCGAGATCGGAGATTCCCATCTAGAAGAATACCAACGGCGTTCTCGATCGGCGCGTGATGAAATAGACGACTGGGCCACTTGCTACGATAGGGACGCCACGGACTCGTTAGAGCCGTTTCCCATTTTTGTATATGCGCCTGAATAAAGTCAGTCGTCAGCGCCATAGGCTAGTTCAAGTTGGGGCTTGGAGGAGGGTGCGACTTCGCTCCCGCGCTCGCCCGGGCGATATTCGAGTGCAACTTCCGCATCTTTCTTGATGCCCTGAATCTGCACTGGGCGAACGTGGGGTAAGACGCTCAAAACCGACAGCAGCGGTTCGCCCGCGCCCTTCTGAGTCCACGCGGCTTTGTCCTGCGTTAGCAATCCTTTTTGAAGGCCAACCCACACGCCCCAAAGGTCCTCCGCCTCTAAGCTCCATTCCGCATCGTTCGCTTGGAGTTTTAGAATCTTGTCTTCACCGATTGAGGCTTGAACAGGTTGGTGGTTGTCGAACTGGACGAATTTCTCATCGCTCAACTCTACGGCGCGCTGAAGAGCTCCGATGAACGCATCAAAGGAAGAAGAGTCTACGGCCTCCTCTTTGAGCTGGCTCGCTACGGACTCCATGTGTTCGGGCAAGCCAATATCGACGGTGTAGTCGTGGATGAAGATCTGAATTGGGAGGTCTTTCAGATGACGCTCCATCACAGGGCGCACATCATCCCACATGAGACCGCCATTCCCGCAACCCAAACGCGGGAACGAAATCTCAGTTATGCCCAAGCTTTCATAGTGCCCGACGAATTTCTCTAATCCCGCTTCGATCCACTGTATCTTGGAGGGATTCCGCCAGTGCTGTTTAGTGGGAAAGTTGAGCACCCACGACGTCGCCCCCTTCCAAAGCCAAAGTTTTCCAGGGGAAAGAAGCTTCTGATCGCAGATGCGTTTGTAAGCCACGAACATCTGAGGCTCGCGCTCTTTAAAGTCCTTCGCGATACCCTTCCCCATGACGCCAACGCAATTGACCGTGTTAACCAGCGTCTGGGCGGTGGACTCGAGAAGGCTTGTACGGCGATAAATGAGCATGGGCTTCCCGGTGAAATCGCGAGCGGCGTCTGATTTTGGAATAACAGCGACCATCGGACGAATCGACATACTGAAGCCAGAATCTCACCGCTTTGTAAAGAACAAAATCAGAACCTTTGTTCCACGCAGAGAAAATATTAAATCAACTCTTAACGCCCCGCGCGCGGCGCACTAAGCCACGACGGGCGCAGCGGCCCTTGATAGAACATCCGGCCGCCCTCGAACCTATCAACGAACCGCGCAAGCCTCAGTCGGCGCGGGCAATCTTCCAAGTCCCGAACTAGAATCTCGCCCTCCGCGTCGAGCGGCGTTTCGTCGGTGTGCCGCCGCTTAAAGTCGATGCGCCTACAGCGGTTGCTACAGAACTTGCGCTGCAAGTCGTGAAGCGGCGTGTCGCACACAATGCAGTTCGGAAATCGATCGGGCGGGATGAAGCCCGGCCGTCGATGTCGCGCAGCATATTGCGCACATCTCTGCTGCCGGCGTACGGCGCCGAGGCAATCCTGAGAGCAATACTTCCGGTGGCGGCGTTCCGGCGCGAACAGTTGGCCACAATGCCCGCAAGTTGGCATCATCATCGTTGAGTCGCCTTTAGGCCGGCGTCGATCAGTCGCCGGACGACTTCCGACTCGCTGGCTTTCCACGGTGGCGGTCCCGATAACCGCGCGATGGCTTTCGCCTGATCCGCCCGTAGGCGTACAGTGATCCTGGACGGGCTTTTGCCCAAGCGGTTCGGGCGTTCATGCAGCTTGGACATGCGAGTCCTCCTCCCCGGAGATCGCCCGTAGTGTGTCGTCTACGACGTCTTCAATCACCCTTGCGACCACCGCGGAGTCCCTGCGTCCAACGGGGTCTGACTCGGCGAGCGCGCCAAGCGCCATCGCCACGGCGTCAGGCAGGGCGCGCAGATGCCTCCGGATGACGTCGGCTTCTTCGCGATAAAGCGTTACGGCTTCGTCGATGGTGACAAGCTCGCGGCGAGCCGCGGCGTTCTTCAATTCCAGCTTTTCAACTTGCGACAGAATGAGCTTAATCTGGTTCCGACGCAGGGGCGACAGGTCCGGGTCAGCGGTTGTCTTTGCCTTGTCCTCGATCATCCAACGCAACATGTCGCCAGCAGGAATCTGCCACGGCTCGAATTGTGTCCCCCGCTTCAGGATGGGCCCGCCATTCTCGATTGCGCGATCAAGATCATATCGAGCGATGCCGAAGGTTCGGCAGAACTCTTGCTTCGTCATCGTTGCACCGGGGCCAGTACGATCGGGATGGGGAACGGGCGTATAGGGCAGTGCTTCCATCGACTCGAACTCCGGGTATTTGGTTTTTGCCATGGGGAGACTCCTCAAATCTTGGGGGTGATTGCGCCGCGATCGAACGCGTAATTCATCGGGACCGTCCGACGTTGCAAGCGATCGTCGGCGGGTGTGTATGCCGGCAAGCGGTCGCGACCGGCGGCCACATCCGCGAAGGCCCGCGCGAGCGCCGCATAGTTCTGCGGATGGACGCTGTTGAGACTCGCGCTGCCCGTCATCGCTCGCCAGCGCACCACTCTGCGAGCCATGTCGTGGCCGTGGCACTCTGCGAAGTCGTGATAGATCGATTGGAGTTCAGCGCGAGTCATCGGTTCATCCTTAATGTCGGACGAACCCTAGGAGCGGTGGCGCTCAAGAGTCAAAGTAACAAACACTCGCGCGTCGGCGGCGCCGACGCTACACGCACAACGATGAATTTGCGAGTCGGGCTACACGGCGAAGCATCGTTGGTGCAGAAAAATATTTCTCTACATGTGCGCTGACGTGATGCGGCTACGCTCTTCCCTCAAGAGGTTTGCGCGCCCCGAAGAACCTAGAGAAATTTCTTAACCGCGAATGCCTTGTTGGACCGGAGAATCACTCTCTCACGTTCGGAATAATTTCTCTTGTCTTATCCTGAGGCGCGATCTCAACGTTGTCGGCCACGTTGCGCACACCATTCGTTGAGTTGAGCAGAGCGCATCTGCCGTACTGAATATTTCTCTAAGTACTTGGGCTCGAAGGACTATGGACGTTTAGCCGCCGCTCAGCGCCATTCTTCTACTGTGCTGTTGAACCACGGTAATTGGGCGCGCACTATCACCGAAGGGCGCGAAGTGTAGTGCATTAGCCGAGCGCTCGCGGCCCGACCAGAGATGGCGCACATCATTGCGTCTTTGATCGAAATGACTGACCGCTGCCCACTGGGGGAGGGGTGTCACTTTGCAAGCGTCACCCTGTCCCCCGAAAGTCACCCATCAGGGTGACGCGTGAAACCCCTTTATTTCACGGACAAACTGTCATCTGTCACCTTTTTCTTATAGATATTTAAAAAGGTATATAGGGGGACAGCACGGGCGCGCCCTATATTGTGGGTACGCCTGTAGGCGCTAACCTGAAAAAGTGGGGTGACGCGGTGACAGACCGAGAAGTCACTGCGACACAGGCGCTTCTTGCATTCTTGAGGTGACCCGACGGGGGACACTTAGGGTGACTGAAGCTCCGGGTGGAATTCCCGCTTCAGCTTTAGGCCCACGAAGCGCGCTTTGACGCGCTCGCCCTTGCCGGGTTTCGACAGGTGGGGGTCGCGCCACCGAACTTGATTTGATGCATATCGCACGCCGCGCGCTCGCAGGGCTGCAAGCATATCATCCTTGAAGTCGCTGCGGTTACGTCGTTCGCGCATGCCAAGAGATTCCCGGTCTGCCCACTCGCGGTAGGCATCGAACGCAAGCGCAACGGGCAGCACGTCGCCTTCGTCGCCGGTTGCGGTCAGGCACTCTTTGGTGAACCGCAGCGCAGGCGACTGCGAGTCGGTCAGTTGCTCTTGCGCGACCCGGCCACGCTCCCCAATCGTGAACTTGCCATTTCGCCGGAGCCGCTTCAGGCCCTCGATTGCCCAATTTGCGATGCCCGGCAATTCATCCGTCAGGCGGGTCTTCAACGTCAGGTCTTCCTTCCCCGCGAAGGATCGGTCAAACACGAACATCAATTCGCGAATCGCAAGCGCGCCGGACTCGTCGATGAACTTTGGGTGTTTGTTTGCCAACAGCGTGATCTTCGCCGGGATACGGAGCGACAGGATTGGCTTGTTCTTTCGGTTCACAGAGACGGCGTCGTTGCCACTAATGCTCTTCATCCTCTCAAGGGCCATGCTGCGCTTCGACAATTCGGTGTCGGATGCATCGGGAATGATCATCAGGCGTTTATCGATCATTGCCTGAAGCCCGAAATCTCCTCCCAGGTCGTTGAGCATGATAGACGCCCTATGATGCCGGCCGACCAGCTGCTCCAGGATGCCTTTGATGGTGCCCTTGCCGCCGCGGCTCGCGCCGATCATGGCGGCAATCTTCTCGAAGCTGGTATCGGGCACAAGGTTTAGGCCGAACCATTCTTGCAAGGTCAGATGAAAGGATGGGTCAAGCCACTCACTGAGCTTCGACTCCCACAATGGGCAGTCAGCGTCAGGCTCGAACGACCAATCGGGAACCCCGGTTGCGAAGTAGTCCGGCGTCAAGTCGATCAATTCGCCCGTCGCAACGTTTAAGATTCCGCTGTTGGACAAGATCAGGTCGTTCGGCGAAGGCGCGTCCCCGCGCGCCTTGATCCATTCGAAGGGGCGAGCGCTGACGCCGCGCGCAATCTTCATTTCGCGGACCATTGCCTCAAGTTTGGAAATGTCTAGCCGAATCTCAGTGTCAGTCTTGCGGATTTCAGCGGCCACTTCCGAGTCGGCAATAAGACGCCAGACATTGTTCGGCTCCAGCGTGTATAGGTCGCCATCAGAGCAGATAAGCGGCGCGTGCTCCTCGCGGGCACAGAGGAATCGATGCGCATTGTTGCTCGCATGCTTCGAAGGGTCATAGCCGACTTCACGCGGCCACAGCGGTTCATCCCAGTCGAAGTCGGAATGGGCGTCAAATTCCGAATACCTAGACATTTTCGAAGTCCTTCGCAGCGTCATTGAAAATTCTGAAGATCACGTCGCCGGGGACTCTATTGTCGCGACATAGCTTGCGCAGCGTGCCAGCGGTCAAACCGCGTTCACGATCAGGATCGAAGGAATCCCACCGACTTTGATTCAACGCGTCGTCGTAGTCGTTGCAGTAGGTCGGGTCAGATAAACAGAAATCGAAGAAGAGCCGCGCAACTTCTCCGTCGCCATTGCATGCCGCGTGAAGTGCCATGGCGAACGTGAGCCATGCGTCGTTGCTATTGAGCCCTTCAACGGGGAAGTGTTTGAACAGAAGGGCCGCCGACTTTGCGTCGATAATGCCAAGCCCACCGTCAGACGGCCGGTGCGGTTGTTCCGGACATAAAGGCAGGAAGTCGAACCGAGACGACTTGACGGGCGGTTCGAAGCCGACGTGAAGGATACGCGAGACGAAGGGTTTGCGGCCCGGCTTCTGATGCACGAAGCCGGCGAGGCGGAAGACGTGCGAGGCGTCGCAAACCTTTGGGTCGCCATTATAGCGCAGGGCGAGGCGGCGCGAGATGTCTTCGGCCGCAGCAATGTCAGTCGTTGGCTCGACGCACCACGTACACTGATATTTGCCGCGTGACGTCTCGACAATGATATGCGGCTGAATTCGGAAGCCACGCGGCGGTAATGGCGCGCCATCAAGGTCCAGGACCACATTGCGAACGCGGGTAATGTTCTCTTTCTTGACGCCCCTGCCGTCGGTGTCGTTGGGCGTGATGAAGATCGCCCAACCGTTCGAATTGCGCGCTTGCAGGACCGACGACAGATCGTCGAGCCGGCCCTTAAACTCAAATCGGTGCCGCTGTTTGTTGGCCTGTGACTTCGACCCGCCGAACACGCGGGCGACACAAGCTTCCGATTCCGGGGTAGTCCGGATATTGACGATTGCGTCGGGCGTCCCGAACAGCGTCTCAACATGCAGGCGAGCGGCGTCGATATCGAGCGCGATCGGCGGCGCGAACATGATGATCCTCCTACAGTTCGCCGCGCGCGCGAAGCATAGTGTTGAAGATCGCCGCGAGATGGAGACGATTGTTCGCGGAGACGTTGAACGGCCATGCCGTTGCGCGCTCCGCAAGATACATTCCGGGGGTCAAGACTCGCCACGTGGCTCGGTGAAGAGGTGTCGAGCGGGCGTACAGCGCTTCCATCACGGCGAGTCTGCTGTCGCGAAATTCATTCGTCATGACGTTGCGCCTTGTTCATCCAAGATGTTTTGCAGAATGTCCTGCGCCACGTCCTCGATCTGGCGCTCGATACTCTCAATAAGCTCGTCGGCCTTCCGGTCGAGCTCTTCGGCGTCCATCTCGTCGATCGTCACGCGCAAAAGAGCTAATTCGAACTCACACCGAGATTCGAACCTTCCCAGCCAGAGTCGCGCATAACGGTTCGCCGCTGCGAGACGGGCCTGCGGAATGCCGCGCCAACTGCCGTAAGGCGAGCCGTAATGCTTCGCGATGTCCTCGCGGTTCGCTTCAAGCGCCTGCGTGTGATATTCCATCTGCTCGTCGAATGCCGATCGATAACCGTCGGGTACATTCCGCGCGGTGCCATCCGGGCTATGCCATCGCACAGCCAGATATTCCTTCCGCGCGTCGTTCAGCACAAATTTGGGCGTGGTGGCGAGGTCGCTAGGGAAACCGACGTCATCGTAGTCGTCGAGCGGCATCCAATCTTTGAACGGCTCGCAGAAATCCCGGCCACGGCCGCGCAATAGAATGGGTCGCTTCAAAAGCTCGGCGTTGCTGGCACGCAAGGTTGCGAAACTCAGGTGGGCTAGGCGCTTCTGCTCTTCGAGGTCTTCGGCGGTTTCGCAACTGCGCGTCGCGTCATTCTGCCAAATGCGAGCGTAACCACGTTCATACTCGATCCGAGCTTCGCAGCGGCGGCGGTCGAACGGGTTCGCAATACCGCGAAGCGTGCCATCCGTGGAACCAAAAAGGTAACAAAGCACTCGGACGCGCTGCTTACCGATTAGTGGTGGCCATTTGGAGTATTCAGACATGATAGCACCTACATTGTTGGGGAGCGTGGGGAGCGCCGCCCTCCTGCGTCACTCGGCGCCGCCCTGAGGTGGGGGGTTATTGAATCGATCCCATGCGGACTTCGAGAGATCGTCGAAGCTCTTCGGGGCGCGCGGTGCCTTCGGCTTCCCATTGCCAAAGTTCGCCATCGCTGCCGGTGAAAGGCGTTTTAGGTTGCGCTCGATTGCTTCATTGCTATTCGCCGGGCCTGCGGCTAGTCGCTCCAAGGCTTCGATGCACGCCATCTGCTTCGGTGCCGGCACCGCGCGATACCCGCCGGGGCCGCCACGGCCGCCGAATTTCACAAGCACGGCGTCGGCCGCGTCCTTGCCCACTCGCAAAACAGCGGCGGCGTGGGCGTGCAGGATGGGCAGCTTGGGGTTAGAATCCAGATCGTCACTCATTGTCGAATCTCCTAGTTGATTAACGTTGAAAGCATCGAGTCCGCCGCCGCTGCATTCACACCAATCTTTGACGATCGGTGGACTCTCTGCCGTTTGCTGCGGCTGGCTAGAACCGCAGCTTTCCCAACGCTCCGCGCGGCAACGAGAGGATTTTCAACCACAGCACGGAGCATCAGGTGTCACGCGAAGTCGATGTCTAGGATGGCGAGCGGACTCGCCGCCAAGCGCGGGCCCGTGTTGATGCCGCGAGCCCGGCCGGTTCGGTAGATGAACTCAGCCTTCCGCTCGATTTCCAAAATCTCAGCTTCGATCTTCTTCAGCATGGCGGGCCGGTCGGCGATTGGAATGGCGTTTTCGGGGTCGTGGCGGGCCAGAGCCATCGCCTTCAGCCGCTCGCGAATCTCAGTGCCGAAGACAGCAAAGAGCAATGTAGCGGTGTCGTTCAGGCGAGAGAGACCGCCAGCACCATTCGGGATCGTCAGCATTGGAAGTTCGAGTGAGGGTGTGGAAAAGCGGCCCGACGAAAATCCATTAGGCGTGCGAAGCTTGCGCAGGGCGTGCTGAACGCTCGTCGATGCCTCCGAGTAAGTGCGATCGATGGCTGACTCGATCACGGCAGCGGGCACGTGTGCACGTCTGACGGCTTCCGCTTCTTCGAGCTTGGCGGCGCGAGCGGCACGACAGGCCTCATGCTCTGCGACCAGATCGTCGCCAAGCTCGCATTCGAAGTTGTGCGACTTCAGCGGACGAAGGGCGTTCGCCTTGGCGAAGTCCCACACATTTTGCCGAAATCCCCCGGGTAGAAGCCGATTTTCGTCCTCATAGAGTTTATCGAGCGCAGCCAGCTCGGCTTCTCCCTCAGCAATACGCCGAGCACAATCCTTCGCAAGCTCCTCAGATGGCTTCGGCTCGCGCTCGTTCTGAAGCGCTTCAAGCCGCGCTTCGGCGATTTGACGGCGAATTTCTGTCGCACCGGCCAGCTTAGCTTCGTAACGAGCGAAAGACTGCGCTGCCAAGTCCTCTTCATGCTT contains:
- a CDS encoding heme biosynthesis HemY N-terminal domain-containing protein; this encodes MLRIVLFLVLIALAAAGAAWVADQPGDLVLTAGSFRISTTLPRFVFLLGLFAAAVVLVWSILTMVWRTPKRLRRRRHDKRHAKGRQAITQGLLAIGHGDTALARRHAEAARRHAPNDPLALLLHAQSAQLEGNREEAQRVFRVMAEREDTRLLGLRGLFIEAQRADDAVGAVMIAEEAIKLSPSSTWASHAVLGFRCARGDWSGALAILDSNLRAGQIDKQTYRRQRGVLLTARALELETMDRDVARESAMEAVKLAPTLVPAAVLAAKFESEAHQVRRAMKLVEAAWLANPHPDLADAYAHVKLGDTAWHRLQRIETLAAKTPADKPGHVEGQLAIARAAIDASEFARAREVLAPYLNDPTQRVALLMAEIERAEHGDSGRARAWTLRAVRARLDPAWTADGYVSDTWRPVSPVTGRLDAFQWQTPVASLPSDRSSTIESSAFEEAMLAAPPPKRVTVAVSEAPTEPPAPEAPAPAAQDNTPPETKEAAKEATKETVRDEPAVTPAEPVQPVAEPAESSPPAATPVFRTRADLGKPAPAPIPAVIPLVRAPDDPGIDDEGPSDEFTEQIGTPKAQAGGWRGFWSRWGA
- a CDS encoding DUF4433 domain-containing protein — protein: MALTTDFIQAHIQKWETALTSPWRPYRSKWPSRLFHHAPIENAVGILLDGNLRSRDDPANKKAKDVAAPGVIDGRNHAHGSARLYFRPRTPTQYHIEGIRKKGECQYGDESHAPVFVMMVFNASNILALPGTKFCDRNMQLGNAEPGDSEDYFSKIPFDKVFHEGGTGGDRSIIEHRCAEVLAESPLPLVNNLQWIYCRTAAERDTLLYLLGDKGPEWAPRVLISDDLLLFERRFVFVESVSLASNGINFQLNPRADLKNIAINVFAWDSKGGMIRNFYNADIAARPPAPSTNTRWRVQVDLANGTYLVQIDLEGHLAFKGYLTLGERLV
- a CDS encoding DNA-primase RepB domain-containing protein, yielding MFAPPIALDIDAARLHVETLFGTPDAIVNIRTTPESEACVARVFGGSKSQANKQRHRFEFKGRLDDLSSVLQARNSNGWAIFITPNDTDGRGVKKENITRVRNVVLDLDGAPLPPRGFRIQPHIIVETSRGKYQCTWCVEPTTDIAAAEDISRRLALRYNGDPKVCDASHVFRLAGFVHQKPGRKPFVSRILHVGFEPPVKSSRFDFLPLCPEQPHRPSDGGLGIIDAKSAALLFKHFPVEGLNSNDAWLTFAMALHAACNGDGEVARLFFDFCLSDPTYCNDYDDALNQSRWDSFDPDRERGLTAGTLRKLCRDNRVPGDVIFRIFNDAAKDFENV
- a CDS encoding helix-turn-helix domain-containing protein, which gives rise to MKKAAKRKSDTAKAEAPKRPRRSPEDKWTKNLIGLGFCTVPSIMIWAQGRLGLSAEQFTILMHLADFWWDAGEPPFPTKQLLATRIGMGARQVQRHLTTLEDGGFIRRIERFRGPKNQLANGYEMRGLVRKLTILEPEFRKMIESKKVRRRKIEAPAA
- a CDS encoding phage/plasmid primase, P4 family, translated to MSRYSEFDAHSDFDWDEPLWPREVGYDPSKHASNNAHRFLCAREEHAPLICSDGDLYTLEPNNVWRLIADSEVAAEIRKTDTEIRLDISKLEAMVREMKIARGVSARPFEWIKARGDAPSPNDLILSNSGILNVATGELIDLTPDYFATGVPDWSFEPDADCPLWESKLSEWLDPSFHLTLQEWFGLNLVPDTSFEKIAAMIGASRGGKGTIKGILEQLVGRHHRASIMLNDLGGDFGLQAMIDKRLMIIPDASDTELSKRSMALERMKSISGNDAVSVNRKNKPILSLRIPAKITLLANKHPKFIDESGALAIRELMFVFDRSFAGKEDLTLKTRLTDELPGIANWAIEGLKRLRRNGKFTIGERGRVAQEQLTDSQSPALRFTKECLTATGDEGDVLPVALAFDAYREWADRESLGMRERRNRSDFKDDMLAALRARGVRYASNQVRWRDPHLSKPGKGERVKARFVGLKLKREFHPELQSP
- a CDS encoding macro domain-containing protein, producing MVAVIPKSDAARDFTGKPMLIYRRTSLLESTAQTLVNTVNCVGVMGKGIAKDFKEREPQMFVAYKRICDQKLLSPGKLWLWKGATSWVLNFPTKQHWRNPSKIQWIEAGLEKFVGHYESLGITEISFPRLGCGNGGLMWDDVRPVMERHLKDLPIQIFIHDYTVDIGLPEHMESVASQLKEEAVDSSSFDAFIGALQRAVELSDEKFVQFDNHQPVQASIGEDKILKLQANDAEWSLEAEDLWGVWVGLQKGLLTQDKAAWTQKGAGEPLLSVLSVLPHVRPVQIQGIKKDAEVALEYRPGERGSEVAPSSKPQLELAYGADD